In one Culex quinquefasciatus strain JHB chromosome 2, VPISU_Cqui_1.0_pri_paternal, whole genome shotgun sequence genomic region, the following are encoded:
- the LOC6041480 gene encoding uncharacterized protein C1orf50 homolog, producing the protein MKRMSSSATPEEYQDAMAKVTLVERNPCPNGTQIVSMYRSGRREAEDIVQLAKDIQSADIQVENNACAKLLVIAEQVKFLQEQARKILEETQAAQELHHAACNFKKIPGHIYHLYRRDSGQTYFSMLSPEEWGSNSTTQIYVGSYRLEHDLTWTPIERLQQVSDSLQWARQLLESSASKRANLLSLDKVSAADEKMES; encoded by the coding sequence ATGAAAAGAATGTCTTCGTCGGCGACGCCAGAAGAGTATCAGGACGCGATGGCCAAGGTCACGCTGGTGGAGCGCAATCCGTGCCCAAACGGAACTCAGATCGTGTCGATGTACCGGAGTGGCCGTCGCGAGGCCGAGGACATTGTGCAGTTGGCGAAGGACATTCAGTCGGCGGACATTCAGGTGGAGAACAATGCCTGCGCGAAGCTGTTGGTGATCGCCGAGCAGGTTAAATTCCTTCAGGAGCAGGCTCGGAAGATTCTGGAAGAGACGCAAGCGGCCCAGGAGCTGCACCATGCGGCGTGCAACTTTAAGAAGATCCCGGGCCACATCTATCACCTGTACCGGCGGGACAGCGGCCAGACGTACTTCAGTATGCTCTCGCCGGAGGAGTGGGGCAGCAATTCGACGACACAAATTTATGTCGGCAGTTACAGGCTGGAGCACGACCTTACCTGGACGCCCATTGAACGATTACAGCAGGTAAGCGACAGTTTGCAGTGGGCTCGCCAGCTGCTGGAAAGTTCCGCCTCGAAGCGGGCCAATCTGCTTTCGTTGGACAAGGTGAGCGCCGCCGATGAGAAGATGGAAAGCTAG